The Syngnathus typhle isolate RoL2023-S1 ecotype Sweden linkage group LG11, RoL_Styp_1.0, whole genome shotgun sequence genome contains a region encoding:
- the rad54l2 gene encoding helicase ARIP4, with the protein MSEEALSESDLEGSLNSEEDYQENDEEDDNGDTEEGDEEDEEEDEDGEDENCDDDEDLSLEKPASATSATSGDPSSESRPGSQPSSRAPSRPNSRSQPPGSPGKSSQSKTPSSKSKKQKASKVTKSSKLSKRSKLTKPAHMRKNIRKLLKEDQLEAGTKAAQQEEMERRKRLEQQRKDFPTPAPTLLESQLVGPTSFFGEVSHLVPALLGKQDVICLDSSGDEDESMEPKLPELAIRDDIIELSSGDEDTLQISSESGDEDDESPGGTEESSGAHINDALNLPDAQGRVMVNINHPAEEKDIYLAPQLAKAVKPHQIGGIRFLYDNLIESLERYKSSSGFGCILAHSMGLGKTLQVISFIDILLRNTEAHTVLTIVPVNTLQNWLAEFNLWLPPQEALSPDTDPNLFLGRSFKVQILNDEHKTTMARAKVVEDWSQNGGVLLMGYEMYRLLTMKKSFVTGKKRKSKKPVGPVIIDLDEEDRQQELMKGIERSILRPGPDVVICDEGHRIKNYHASTSQALKNIRSRRRVVLTGYPLQNNLIEYWCMVDFVRPDFLGTRQEFSNMFERPILNGQCMDSTPQDVRLMRYRSHVLHSLLEGFVQRRGHDVLQDQLPIKMEHVILVRLSPVQKALYTEFMTRFREAGNNGWLGLNPLKAFCVCCKIWNHPDVLYEAVQKENQANEQDLDLDDIAGGPKGKVSESGNSKASNVPPLLNPLQDRSNQVITYEWAKEIMSNYQIGLLENSAKMVLLFHLIDESVRRGDKILVFSQSLSTLTVIEDFLSKRPIPSQDAAESQNPNWVRNVNYYRLDGSTSSSERERLINLFNDPENTKSFLFLLSTRAGCLGVNLIGANRVVVFDASWNPCHDAQAVCRVYRYGQKKPCYIYRLVCDFTLEKKIYDRQVSKQGMSDRVVDDLNPTLNFTRKEVESLLHFVEEEPEANKIDMRDLEQEPVIYAACQLYPHFITKQPFQHESLLVDRKESKLTKAEKRAAKKSYEDEKRASVPYSRPSYAPYYPSSNHALANLPAFSQRGWRAMARPDDKPVASVRPIQSTPIPMMPRQVVMGMAGASSPGSLPVNFLQKAGVYVQRIVTTTDILIPGTNSTTDVQARIRAGESIHVIRGSKGTYIRTNDGRIFAVRSGKISRPFAGGATVSRDGQRSVIHPLSNGCASPGEQLQHSPDSDVDVEQQSSSPLNAELLRELSHYAASTSDSAGGAGNQLSDVSVAATGDGGSLIPDLRPPLDDDLLSSSFETQAVKRKHTESQGATAKRTSAASHFPGLSLNSSGLSFPPVSLNSSSLLGNLGHMTHPLLMGGSSGSSFLQTPGQTLADLQNMFPSAPGNGQLPPLSSSALPTALSPSSNTIPIPSASSSATTSSLPSGSLPPYLMSPNVAGLLSSGFPMNYSQSLLPEPRMFPGPLLSGSAGFPAANSALNTSGFLSHYSNPTSSLLGAALTQPDRYQSAENGDSSDDDVIEVTGH; encoded by the exons ATGTCTGAAGAGGCCCTTTCAGAAAGTGACCTGGAGGGTAGCCTTAACAGTGAAGAGGATTACCAGGAAAATGATGAAGAGGACGACAATGGCGATACGGAGGAGggagacgaggaggacgaggaagaagacgaggaTGGGGAGGATGAAAACTGTGACGATGATGAGGATCTCAGTTTGG AAAAACCTGCTAGTGCAACCTCAGCTACCTCTGGAGATCCTTCCTCGGAGTCACGCCCCGGATCCCAGCCGTCCTCCAGGGCGCCCTCCAGACCAAACTCTCGCTCTCAACCTCCGGGCAGCCCTGGCAAATCGAGTCAAAGCAAGACACCTTCCAGCAaatcaaagaaacaaaaagctTCTAAAGTAACCAAATCTTCCAAGCTTTCAAAACGCTCCAAGCTTACAAAGCCTGCACACATGAGGAAAAATATCAG AAAGCTACTGAAGGAGGACCAGCTTGAGGCTGGAACCAAGGCTGCTCAACAGGAAGAGATGGAGAGGCGGAAGCGTCTGGAGCAACAGAGGAAAGACTTCCCTACACCTGCTCCAACTTTATTAGAGTCCCAACTAG TGGGCCCAACATCCTTTTTTGGAGAGGTCTCTCACTTGGTCCCCGCCCTTCTCGGCAAGCAGGATGTGATCTGCTTGGACAGCAGCGGTGATGAAGATGAAAGCATGGAACCAAAACTCCCTGAGCTGGCTATTAGAGATG ATATAATTGAACTGAGCTCCGGGGACGAAGACACCTTGCAGATAAGCAGCGAGTCGGGCGATGAGGACGACGAGAGCCCCGGCGGCACAGAGGAGAGCAGCGGAGCGCACATCAATGACGCTCTGAACTTGCCTGATGCCCAGGGCCGCGTGATGGTTAATATCAACCACCCCGCGGAGGAAAAGGACATTTATCTCGCACCGCAGCTGGCCAAGGCTGTCAAACCTCACCAG ATTGGTGGTATCAGGTTTCTGTATGATAACTTGATTGAGTCGCTGGAGCGTTACAAGAGCAGCAGTGGTTTTGGTTGCATCCTCGCTCACAGCATGGGGCTCGGCAAGACATTGCAGGTCATTTCCTTCATTGACATCCTGCTGCGGAATACCGAGGCTCACACCGTTTTGACAATTGTTCCT GTGAACACACTTCAGAACTGGCTGGCAGAGTTCAACCTGTGGCTCCCACCGCAGGAAGCGCTTTCCCCCGACACCGACCCCAATCTGTTTCTCGGACGTTCATTCAAAGTTCAAATTCTAAACGATGAGCACAA AACTACCATGGCACGGGCCAAGGTGGTGGAGGACTGGAGCCAAAACGGAGGCGTGTTGCTAATGGGCTACGAGATGTACCGCCTTCTCACAATGAAGAAGAGTTTTGTCACAGGCAAGAAAAGGAAATCAAAGAAGCCTGTCGGGCCTGTCATCATTGATCTAGATGAGGAAGATAGACAACAAGAACTCATGAAAG GTATCGAAAGGTCCATTCTACGACCCGGTCCGGATGTGGTGATCTGTGACGAGGGCCATCGCATTAAGAACTACCACGCCAGCACGTCACAGGCTCTGAAGAATATCCGTTCGAGGCGCAGAGTGGTTCTGACTGGTTATCCGTTGCAGAACAATCTCATTGAATACTGGTGCATGGTTGATTTTGTCAGGCCGGACTTCTTAGGCACGCGGCAGGAGTTCAGCAACATGTTTGAGCGGCCCATTCTGAACGGGCAATGTATGGACAGTACGCCTCAAGACGTTCGCTTGATGCGGTACCGTAGCCATGTGCTGCACAGCCTGCTGGAGGGTTTTGTCCAGAG ACGAGGCCACGATGTTCTGCAGGACCAGCTTCCCATCAAAATGGAGCACGTGATCTTGGTGCGGCTATCTCCCGTACAGAAAGCACTTTACACCGAGTTTATGACTCGCTTCAGAGAGGCAGGAAATAATGGTTGGCTTGGTCTAAACCCCCTTAAAGCCTTTTGCGTATGCTGCAAG ATCTGGAATCACCCAGACGTGCTTTATGAAGCTGTACAAAAAGAGAATCAGGCAAACGAGCAAGACCTGGACCTCGACGACATTGCCGGCGGTCCCAAAGGCAAAGTGTCGGAGTCCGGCAACAGCAAAGCCAGTAACGTTCCGCCGCTGCTCAATCCCTTGCAGGATCGAAGCAATCAAGTCATCACTTATGAATGG GCAAAGGAAATCATGTCAAACTACCAGATAGGACTTCTGGAAAATTCTGCCAAAATGGTGCTGCTCTTTCATTTGATCGATGAAAGCGTCAGAAGAGGAGACAAGATTTTGGTCTTCAG TCAAAGCTTGTCCACCCTAACAGTCATTGAGGACTTCTTATCAAAGAGACCCATTCCATCACAAGACGCCGCCGAGTCTCAGAACCCCAACTGGGTTCGCAATGTCAATTATTATC GACTGGATGGGAGCACTTCTTCCTCTGAACGAGAGCGGCTAATTAATCTGTTTAATGACCCAGAGAATACTAAATCGTTCCTCTTCCTGCTGTCTACCAG AGCGGGTTGCCTGGGGGTGAATCTGATTGGAGCGAACCGCGTCGTTGTGTTCGACGCCTCCTGGAACCCGTGTCATGACGCCCAGGCGGTGTGCCGGGTGTACCGGTACGGTCAAAAGAAACCTTGCTACATTTACCGCCTGGTTTGTGATTTTACCTTGGAGAAGAAGATCTACGATAGACAGGTCTCCAAACAGGGCATGTCCG ACCGCGTCGTGGATGACCTGAACCCGACGCTGAACTTTACTCGAAAGGAAGTGGAGTCACTGTTGCATTTTGTTGAGGAGGAACCTGAAGCTAACAAGATCGATATGAGAGATTTGGAACAAGAGCCGGTCATTTATGCAGCCTGTCAGCTTTACCCGCACTTCATCACTAAA CAACCTTTCCAACACGAATCTCTGTTAGTGGACCGGAAGGAATCCAAACTGACCAAAGCGGAGAAGAGAGCGGCCAAAAAAAGCTACGAGGATGAAAAGCGAGCCTCGGTGCCCTACTCTCGTCCTTCCTACGCGCCTTATTATCCAAGCAGCAACCACGCGCTCGCCAACTTACCTGCCTTCAGTCAACGCGGCTG GCGTGCTATGGCCCGGCCTGACGACAAGCCAGTAGCGAGCGTGAGGCCCATCCAGTCAACCCCGATCCCCATGATGCCTCGCCAAGTTGTCATGGGCATGGCGGGAGCGAGCTCTCCTGGCAGTTTACCGGTCAATTTCCTGCAGAAGGCCGGAGTTTAcgttcagcgcattgtcaccaCAACTG ACATCCTCATCCCGGGAACCAACAGCACAACAGATGTCCAAGCTCGAATTCGCGCTGGCGAGAGCATCCATGTGATCAGAGGATCGAAAG gTACTTACATAAGGACGAATGATGGAAGAATTTTTGCAGTCAGATCTGGAAAAATCAGTCGGCCTTTCGCCGGGGGCGCCACTGTTTCAAGAG ATGGCCAGCGATCTGTGATCCATCCACTCAGTAATGGCTGCGCATCCCCCGGGGAGCAACTGCAGCACTCACCTGACAGCGACGTCGACGTGGAGCAGCAGTCCTCGTCCCCCTTGAACGCCGAGCTTCTTCGTGAGCTCAGCCACTACGCGGCATCCACCAGCGACAGCGCCGGCGGCGCGGGAAACCAACTCTCCGATGTGTCCGTCGCTGCCACGGGAGATGGAGGCAGCCTGATTCCAGATCTCCGGCCTCCGCTCGACGACGACCTGCTGAGTTCCAGTTTTGAGACGCAAGCGGTGAAACGTAAGCACACTGAAAGTCAAGGCGCCACGGCCAAACGGACTTCGGCCGCATCGCATTTTCCCGGATTGTCCTTGAATTCCAGTGGGCTCAGTTTTCCACCAGTGAGTCTGAACTCTTCCTCACTGTTGGGGAACCTGGGGCATATGACTCACCCTCTTCTGATGGGTGGAAGCAGTGGGTCCTCATTCCTTCAGACGCCGGGACAAACACTGGCCGACCTACAGAACATGTTCCCTTCCGCACCGGGCAACGGACAACTTCCTCCCCTCTCGTCATCGGCTCTACCCACAGCGCTTTCCCCGTCCTCCAACACCATTCCAATACCGTCTGCATCATCTTCGGCGACTACTTCCTCACTGCCGTCAGGTTCTCTGCCACCATATTTGATGAGCCCCAATGTGGCGGGCCTGCTTTCATCAGGCTTCCCTATGAACTACAGCCAGTCGTTGCTACCCGAGCCCCGGATGTTTCCTGGCCCTCTTCTCTCCGGGTCGGCGGGCTTCCCCGCAGCAAACTCGGCTTTGAATACGTCCGGCTTCCTCTCACATTACAGCAATCCAACATCCAGCCTGTTAGGAGCGGCTCTAACCCAACCTGACAGGTATCAGAGTGCGGAGAATGGTGATAGTTCAGATGATGATGTCATAGAGGTGACGGGACACTGA
- the bap1 gene encoding ubiquitin carboxyl-terminal hydrolase BAP1 has protein sequence MNKGWLELESDPGLFTLLVEDFGIKGVQVEEIYDLQSKCQSPVYGFIFLFKWIEERRSRRKVNTLVDETSVIDEEIVNDMFFAHQLIPNSCATHALLSVLLNCSGVELGTTLSRMKAFTKGFSPESKGYAIGNAPELATAHNSHARPEPRHLPEKQNGISAVRTMEAFHFVSYVPIKDRLFELDGLKAYPIDHGPWGEEEEWTDKARRVIMERIGLATAGEPYHDIRFNLMAVVPDRRMKYESKLEVLKKNRQTILEGLQKMIRLTQPELVHDKKQQDSSALDSSTNSIKKEAEVKLVTSQGVDQASPDSVDESRGKSKAAPISSGNTKATGKAPGGGSQQVVNPIVQRLPAFLDNHNYAKSPMQEEEDLAAGVGRSRVLGPVRAAYSEDEDDYEDEEEVTEPAGASTRFRRKASLRSRTARVVTGMESQIALGVLAEKLKKEAQKKESLNTPLSVRTEGRTGGICITSASQPSPTPSNESTDTASEIGSAFNSPLRSPARSQAATRPSSPVASHLSRVLFGEDELLRLDSRHNRAVRELGPSVSMALLHLLEDGVIYSLPPSDVALDAVKPPCSPEKIKDKDQVEKETTDEKDKGPSVAVKKEEEEENKDGKDVKPSKEKLDAPEPAADSKPLGDKYSPKELLALLKCVEADIANYEVSLKEEVEKRKKYKIDDQRRTHNYDEFICTFISMLAQEGMLASLVEQNISVRRRQGVSIGRLHKQRKPDRRKRSRPYKAKRQ, from the exons ATGAACAAAGGGTGGCTGGAGCTCGAGAGCGACCCAG GATTGTTCACTTTGCTAGTCGAAGATTTTG GTATTAAAGGTGTACAGGTCGAGGAAATATATGATCTTCAAAGCAAGTGTCAAAG cccAGTTTATGGCTTCATCTTTCTATTTAAGTGGATTGAGGAGCGCCGATCCCGGAGGAAAGTGAATACTTTGGTGGATGAAACCTCTGTCATTGATGAGGAGATAGTTAATGATATGTTCTTTGCACATCAG CTGATACCAAATTCATGTGCCACTCATGCTTTGCTGAGTGTGCTTCTGAATTGCAGCGGTGTCGAGCTTGGCACCACCCTAAGTCGCATGAAAGCTTTCACAAAAGGTTTCAGCCCAGAG AGTAAAGGTTATGCCATCGGAAATGCCCCAGAGCTGGCCACAGCACATAACAGTCATGCCCG ACCGGAGCCTCGGCACCTGCCAGAGAAACAGAATGGGATTAGCGCAGTGCGAACTATGGAGGCCTTCCACTTTGTGAGCTATGTCCCCATCAAAGATCGCCTCTTTGAGCTTGACGGGCTCAAGGCCTACCCTATTGACCACG GCCCatggggagaggaggaggaatggACGGATAAGGCTCGGCGGGTTATCATGGAGAGGATCGGCCTGGCTACTGCCGG CGAGCCATATCACGACATCCGCTTCAACTTGATGGCAGTGGTGCCGGATCGTAGGATGAAGTACGAGTCCAAACTGGAGGTGTTAAAGAAGAATCGACAGACTATTCTGGAAGGTCTACAGAAG ATGATCCGACTTACCCAACCTGAACTTGTCCACGACAAGAAGCAGCAGGACTCTTCCGCACTTGACAGCAGCACCAATTCAATCAAGAAAGAAGCAGAAGTGAAGCTAGTAACATCGCAAGGGGTTGATCAAGCTTCTCCTG ATTCCGTTGATGAGTCAAGAGGGAAATCAAAAGCTGCCCCCATTTCTTCAGGAAACACTAAGGCCACAGGAAAAGCACCCGGAGGAGGCTCACAGCAAGTCGTCAATCCAATCGTTCAACGCTTGCCCGCCTTCCTCGACAATCACAATTACGCCAAGTCACCGATGCAG gaagaggaggatcTCGCTGCCGGCGTCGGACGTTCTCGAGTGCTGGGACCCGTACGAGCAGCATACTCCGAGGACGAAGATGActatgaggatgaggaggaagtCACGGAACCTGCTGGAGCATCAACAAG GTTCAGGCGAAAGGCAAGTCTGCGATCACGAACAGCAAGGGTCGTAACCGGAATGGAGAGCCAGATCGCTCTCGGTGTCTTGGCTGAGAAACTGAAGAAGGaggcccaaaaaaaagaatccctcAACACACCGCTCTCTGTGCGCACCGAAGGCCGCACGGGCGGCATTTGCATCACGTCGGCTTCGCAGCCCTCACCCACACCCAGCAACGAGAGCACCGACACGGCCTCGGAGATTGGCAGCGCCTTCAACTCGCCTCTTCGCTCACCCGCACGCTCGCAAGCCGCCACACGTCCGTCTAGTCCCGTAGCATCCCATCTGTCACGCGTGCTGTTCGGAGAAGACGAGTTGCTCCGACTAGACTCCCGACATAATCGTGCTGTAAGAGAACTGGGTCCGTCTGTCAGTATGGCCTTGCTACATCTACTGGAGGATGGAGTCATCTATTCTCTTCCACCATCTG ATGTGGCTTTAGATGCAGTTAAGCCGCCTTGCAGTCCTGAGaagataaaggacaaagatcaaGTTGAGAAGGAAACGACAGATGAGAAGGACAAGGGACCATCTGTGGCGGTgaaaaaagaggaagaggaggaaaacaAAGATGGCAAAGATGTGAAACCTAGCAAGGAAAAGCTCGACGCCCCCGAGCCTGCCGCTGACAGCAAGCCCCTGGGGGATAAGTACTCACCCAAA GAGTTGCTTGCACTGCTCAAGTGCGTGGAGGCAGACATTGCCAATTATGAAGTCTCTCTAAAGGAGGAagtggagaaaagaaagaaatacaaa ATTGACGATCAGAGGAGGACGCATAATTATGATGAATTCATTTGCACCTTTATATCAATGCTGGCCCAAGAAG GGATGCTCGCCAGCCTGGTTGAGCAGAACATTTCGGTGCGTCGCCGACAGGGAGTGAGCATCGGCCGCCTGCACAAACAGAGGAAGCCCGATCGCAGGAAACGCTCCCGACCTTATAAGGCCAAGCGCCAGTAA